In Clostridium sp. DL-VIII, the following proteins share a genomic window:
- a CDS encoding nitroreductase: MNEVIKNILTRRSIRSYTDEQISDEDLNIILETAKFAPSYKGAQSWHFTVVQNKEKINQLISVIKEALQNSSIEQYKKMGNIPNFNPFYNAPTIIITACDKNSPEKEADAAVALENIMLAAHSLNIGSCWISSLSIVRDDPNVIGILSELGIPENYTILGTAALGFSNNSNAKATPRKEGTINIVK, encoded by the coding sequence ATGAATGAAGTAATCAAAAATATTTTAACAAGAAGAAGTATAAGATCTTATACGGATGAGCAGATTTCCGATGAGGATTTAAACATAATCTTAGAAACAGCAAAATTTGCTCCAAGTTATAAAGGCGCTCAAAGCTGGCATTTCACTGTAGTTCAAAATAAAGAGAAAATCAATCAGCTAATTTCTGTAATAAAAGAAGCCTTGCAAAATTCCTCTATAGAGCAATATAAAAAGATGGGGAATATACCTAATTTCAATCCATTCTATAACGCTCCTACTATAATTATCACAGCCTGTGATAAAAACTCGCCAGAAAAAGAAGCAGACGCTGCTGTAGCACTTGAAAATATAATGCTAGCTGCTCACTCACTTAATATTGGTTCATGCTGGATATCGTCTTTAAGTATCGTTCGAGATGATCCTAATGTTATAGGTATACTTTCAGAACTTGGTATTCCTGAAAATTATACTATATTAGGTACTGCTGCTTTAGGTTTTAGCAATAATAGCAATGCAAAGGCTACACCTAGAAAAGAAGGAACTATAAATATTGTAAAATAA
- a CDS encoding helix-turn-helix transcriptional regulator, which produces MKESIVQQSLGEFLRASRQRLTPEQVGLPSHGRRRTPGLRREEVAQLANIGLSWYISIEQGKDVHPSHQVLESLAAALRLSDDERRYLFLLSKSDELEEIEVYKEVSKGLERTVFALEPNPAYIMNKYWDVLLWNRAAEFLFRFPSYSKNLDTKPNILQQFLTDPFKREINSEWEEKAKIMIARFRADCARYPQDARLNEMIEKFKQESELFRIWWPRYEVKNVTDCHKVWNHPKIGELEFEHVNLQLSNYTDLKVMIYTASPATAEKIKQEIVI; this is translated from the coding sequence ATGAAAGAGAGTATAGTACAGCAATCGTTAGGTGAATTTTTACGTGCAAGTAGGCAGCGACTTACACCAGAACAGGTTGGCTTGCCATCACATGGACGCCGCCGAACACCAGGACTTCGACGTGAAGAGGTTGCTCAACTTGCAAATATCGGTCTTTCTTGGTATATATCTATAGAACAGGGGAAAGACGTACACCCATCTCATCAAGTATTAGAAAGTCTGGCTGCTGCATTAAGGTTATCTGATGATGAACGTCGATATCTTTTTTTATTATCCAAATCAGATGAATTAGAAGAAATAGAAGTTTATAAAGAAGTTAGTAAAGGATTAGAAAGAACTGTTTTTGCATTAGAACCTAATCCTGCATACATAATGAATAAATACTGGGATGTACTATTATGGAATCGCGCAGCAGAATTTTTATTTAGGTTTCCTTCATATTCTAAGAATTTAGATACAAAGCCAAACATATTGCAGCAATTTCTGACTGATCCATTCAAAAGAGAGATAAATTCAGAGTGGGAGGAAAAGGCTAAAATCATGATTGCGAGATTTAGGGCAGATTGTGCTAGGTATCCTCAAGATGCGAGGTTAAACGAAATGATTGAGAAATTTAAGCAAGAAAGTGAATTATTCAGGATATGGTGGCCTCGTTATGAAGTTAAAAATGTTACTGATTGTCATAAAGTATGGAATCATCCTAAAATTGGAGAATTGGAGTTTGAACATGTGAATTTGCAATTATCAAACTATACTGATTTGAAAGTAATGATTTATACAGCTTCACCTGCTACAGCAGAAAAAATTAAACAAGAAATAGTGATATAG
- a CDS encoding NAD(P)-dependent oxidoreductase, whose amino-acid sequence MKIFLTGATGKVGSRFVLYLLKQGHAVRVLVRTAEQALTLKEQGAEVIIGDLLNNENLADNIRGVDAVVHTAAQFRGDISEEIATAVNLDSTIELAKAALDADVTRFVFTSTGNVYRDLNVNRLCREDDILIPSNLMYPKTKLAAEKALLKLHSDQGLDVRIMRLSFVYGDGDPHIEEILPYMINWNPLRKQSMIHHEDVNQALLLAASTPGIGGRIYNVADDNPIAIGELYKLYERPEQTPTKDGWLMNNLWELTADPARIKEELNFHPKYPSIYVAKDMGAL is encoded by the coding sequence ATGAAAATATTTTTAACTGGAGCAACAGGCAAAGTTGGAAGCCGTTTTGTATTATATCTACTTAAACAAGGGCATGCTGTTCGCGTTCTCGTAAGAACTGCTGAACAAGCACTCACACTGAAAGAACAAGGTGCTGAAGTAATCATAGGTGATCTTTTAAATAATGAAAATCTCGCTGACAATATAAGAGGTGTTGATGCCGTAGTACATACAGCAGCTCAATTCCGAGGTGATATTAGTGAAGAAATAGCTACAGCAGTGAATCTAGATTCAACTATTGAATTAGCTAAAGCAGCGCTAGATGCAGATGTCACAAGATTCGTTTTTACCAGCACAGGCAATGTATATCGCGATTTGAATGTAAACAGACTATGTAGAGAAGATGATATTCTTATACCATCTAATTTAATGTATCCAAAAACAAAGCTTGCTGCCGAGAAAGCTTTACTAAAATTGCATAGTGATCAAGGGCTAGATGTTCGTATTATGAGATTATCATTTGTCTATGGTGATGGTGATCCCCACATTGAAGAGATCTTACCTTACATGATTAACTGGAATCCGTTAAGAAAGCAATCTATGATTCATCATGAAGATGTCAATCAAGCATTATTACTTGCTGCCAGCACACCTGGTATTGGCGGCCGCATATATAACGTTGCAGATGATAATCCTATTGCTATAGGTGAATTATATAAATTGTATGAAAGGCCAGAGCAAACGCCTACTAAAGATGGATGGCTTATGAATAACCTATGGGAATTAACTGCAGATCCGGCTCGCATTAAAGAGGAACTAAATTTCCATCCAAAATATCCTTCTATTTATGTTGCTAAAGATATGGGAGCCTTATAG
- the thpR gene encoding RNA 2',3'-cyclic phosphodiesterase — MRVYISIDFEDNTKNYFNKITSDIKKHCTEGKFTEKNNFHLTIRFIGEADELLITKIEEAIDKAVLNINPFELSISNLGVFKKKRTNILWIGIEENAALSKLHKELSLSLKEGKLPFYDKLFMPHITLGRRVLFNKDSANLDNLIQFERIMIPVKSISLMASKEIDGKLNGVPIYQVNLI; from the coding sequence TTGAGAGTCTACATTTCTATAGATTTTGAAGATAACACTAAGAATTATTTTAATAAAATAACATCGGATATAAAAAAGCATTGCACCGAAGGTAAATTTACAGAAAAGAATAACTTTCATCTGACAATTAGGTTCATAGGTGAAGCTGATGAACTTCTGATTACCAAAATAGAAGAAGCTATAGATAAAGCAGTTTTAAACATAAATCCTTTTGAATTATCAATAAGTAACTTAGGTGTTTTTAAGAAAAAAAGGACAAATATTTTATGGATTGGAATAGAAGAAAATGCTGCCCTATCTAAGCTTCATAAGGAGCTTTCTCTCTCATTAAAAGAAGGAAAGCTACCATTTTATGATAAGCTTTTTATGCCCCATATAACTCTAGGACGAAGAGTCTTATTTAATAAAGACTCTGCAAACTTGGATAATCTAATTCAATTTGAAAGAATTATGATTCCAGTAAAATCAATAAGCTTAATGGCAAGTAAAGAGATAGATGGAAAACTAAACGGCGTACCCATTTATCAAGTTAACTTAATTTAA
- a CDS encoding MATE family efflux transporter encodes MENIENMDQKSLYYLEKAPVTKAIIHMAFPMILSSITSVVYNIIDAFFIGKLNNTAMMAAVMLALPFSSVLMALGQMFGVGSGTYISRLLGEGNTDDTKKVSSINFWSSMLMGIIFMMICLPFLSSILPILGASGETLQHTRNFIMILVIGAPVIIVNMALEAAVRAEGASTVSMTGTIGGIIINIILNPLFIFGLNMNVMGSALASVCGNIASVLYFIYYLQKKSTVQSLSIKYFKPSKKIYGEIFKVGVSALLLSGFMVIIGLLFNNYSMIYGDNVVAGFGVAQRVVQIVDCIGMGFAMGVVPLIAFAYSANNQNRLMEIVKKTILYILGLTLVIGAVISIFRLQIIGLFSIDPEVIAIGEITLIAQLSSTMFAALCEFFTGIFQAQGAGVQSNVMAAVRGILFIPILIVGNLIFAVNGVIWAMTATEGVSCLIGIILWLRVRQKNLTEI; translated from the coding sequence ATGGAAAACATAGAAAATATGGATCAAAAATCACTATACTATCTAGAAAAGGCACCTGTTACGAAAGCAATAATACACATGGCTTTTCCTATGATACTAAGTAGTATCACATCAGTTGTCTATAATATCATCGATGCTTTTTTTATAGGTAAGCTTAATAATACTGCAATGATGGCGGCAGTGATGCTTGCACTGCCATTTTCATCAGTATTAATGGCACTTGGGCAAATGTTTGGGGTAGGTTCAGGAACATATATATCAAGACTTTTAGGTGAGGGCAATACAGATGATACCAAAAAAGTTAGTTCAATTAACTTTTGGTCATCAATGCTTATGGGTATTATTTTTATGATGATATGTCTGCCCTTTTTATCTTCTATTTTGCCGATTTTAGGAGCAAGTGGTGAAACTCTGCAACATACAAGAAATTTTATTATGATACTTGTTATTGGTGCTCCAGTTATTATTGTTAATATGGCGCTTGAAGCAGCTGTACGTGCGGAGGGAGCATCAACTGTTTCTATGACTGGTACTATAGGTGGTATTATAATTAATATAATACTTAATCCTTTATTCATTTTCGGTCTTAATATGAATGTTATGGGATCAGCGTTGGCGTCTGTTTGTGGTAATATAGCTTCCGTTTTGTATTTTATATATTATCTACAAAAGAAGAGTACTGTTCAGAGTTTGTCAATTAAGTACTTTAAACCAAGTAAAAAAATTTATGGTGAAATTTTTAAGGTTGGAGTTTCAGCTTTATTACTTAGTGGATTTATGGTCATTATAGGTCTGCTTTTCAATAATTATTCTATGATTTATGGTGACAATGTTGTGGCTGGATTTGGAGTTGCACAAAGAGTTGTTCAAATTGTAGATTGTATTGGTATGGGCTTTGCAATGGGAGTTGTACCACTAATTGCATTTGCTTACTCTGCTAATAACCAAAATCGTCTCATGGAAATTGTTAAAAAAACCATATTGTATATTTTGGGTTTAACATTAGTTATAGGAGCAGTTATAAGTATATTCAGGTTACAGATTATTGGCCTTTTCAGTATTGACCCAGAGGTTATTGCCATTGGTGAAATAACTCTCATAGCTCAACTTTCCTCAACTATGTTTGCTGCCCTATGTGAATTTTTTACTGGAATCTTCCAAGCTCAAGGAGCTGGTGTACAATCAAATGTTATGGCCGCTGTAAGAGGTATTTTATTTATTCCTATTTTGATTGTAGGAAACTTAATATTTGCTGTTAATGGTGTTATTTGGGCTATGACAGCTACAGAGGGAGTATCATGTCTTATAGGAATTATACTATGGCTTAGGGTTAGACAGAAAAATTTGACTGAAATATAA
- a CDS encoding HAMP domain-containing sensor histidine kinase, translating to MRGNEPWISMILIFFTTLLGITSGYYIFIFISGQLESMPLYLIFIVQSFLSVVIYFVSLKIYFYLHRRFTNKNRKFDLSRFQILSGAIEAMNKIASGDFNVLVKTNELDPFNEVADNFNKMAKELGSLEKLRQDFISDVSHEIQSPLTSISGFAALLKKGNLSESQISHYANIIETESRRLSKLSENLLRLSNLESEDNNLNLKKYQINKQIESILLMLEPQWSIKNITLDVSLEETIICGDEDLLSQVFINLLNNAIKFTLENGNIGVNLSSDENSIVCKISDTGIGISPQDQPRIFERFYKADKSRDRSLGGNGLGLSIVKKIIDLHGGKISLISEIGKGTKFTVWLPKVQSNK from the coding sequence GTGAGAGGAAACGAACCTTGGATTTCAATGATACTAATTTTTTTTACAACATTACTTGGTATTACTAGTGGATATTATATTTTCATATTTATTTCAGGGCAATTAGAAAGCATGCCTTTATATCTAATCTTTATTGTTCAAAGTTTTCTTTCAGTTGTGATATATTTTGTAAGCTTGAAAATATATTTCTATTTACACCGGCGATTTACTAATAAGAATAGAAAATTTGACCTTTCACGTTTTCAAATATTAAGTGGAGCTATTGAAGCTATGAACAAGATAGCTTCTGGTGATTTTAATGTCCTTGTTAAAACAAACGAGCTTGACCCTTTTAATGAAGTAGCAGATAATTTTAACAAGATGGCTAAAGAGCTGGGTTCCTTGGAAAAACTGCGTCAAGATTTTATATCAGATGTATCACATGAAATACAATCACCGTTAACATCTATCTCAGGATTTGCTGCGCTTTTAAAAAAAGGAAATTTAAGTGAAAGCCAAATATCACATTATGCCAATATAATAGAAACTGAAAGTAGAAGGCTATCTAAATTAAGCGAAAATCTATTAAGATTATCTAATTTGGAATCAGAAGATAATAATTTAAACTTAAAGAAATATCAAATAAATAAGCAGATTGAAAGTATTTTACTCATGCTAGAACCGCAGTGGTCGATAAAAAATATAACACTTGATGTTTCTCTTGAGGAAACCATAATATGCGGAGATGAGGATTTATTAAGCCAGGTATTTATAAATTTGCTTAATAATGCTATTAAGTTTACGCTAGAAAACGGAAATATAGGCGTTAACTTATCAAGCGATGAAAATTCAATTGTATGTAAAATCTCCGATACAGGTATAGGCATTTCACCGCAAGATCAACCGCGAATTTTCGAACGGTTTTATAAAGCAGATAAATCTCGTGACCGTTCTCTAGGTGGAAACGGACTTGGACTTTCAATAGTAAAAAAAATTATTGATTTACATGGTGGGAAAATATCTCTCATAAGTGAAATTGGAAAAGGTACAAAATTTACTGTTTGGCTTCCTAAGGTACAATCAAATAAATAG
- a CDS encoding response regulator transcription factor, protein MNKILVIDDDGYIRELICTVLKNEGFSVSEAVNGKDALEKFGEEKIDLCVLDIMMPQMDGYEFCKQVRRYYEDMPILMLTAKSELSQKVKGFELGADDYLTKPFEVDELLVRIKALLRRYKVAASQAITIGNLVMDKSSYSVISNNEQCDIPMKEFELLFMLGSYSGKTLSRDRLIEEVWGIDFEGNERTLDVHINRLRERFPFEVYKFKITTIRGLGYRLEEVK, encoded by the coding sequence TTGAATAAAATTTTAGTTATAGATGATGACGGTTATATTAGAGAGCTTATTTGCACAGTACTCAAAAATGAAGGATTTTCTGTGTCAGAAGCTGTAAATGGGAAGGATGCCTTAGAAAAGTTTGGAGAGGAAAAAATTGATCTTTGTGTTCTTGATATTATGATGCCTCAAATGGATGGCTACGAATTTTGTAAACAAGTACGCAGATATTATGAAGATATGCCAATTTTAATGCTGACTGCCAAAAGTGAACTTTCCCAAAAGGTAAAGGGCTTTGAACTTGGTGCAGACGATTATTTAACAAAACCCTTTGAGGTTGATGAGCTGCTTGTTCGAATAAAGGCGCTTTTAAGGCGTTATAAAGTAGCGGCTTCGCAGGCTATTACTATTGGTAATTTAGTCATGGATAAAAGTAGTTACAGCGTTATTAGTAACAATGAACAATGCGATATACCCATGAAGGAATTTGAACTTTTATTCATGCTTGGAAGTTATTCTGGTAAAACCCTTTCTCGTGATAGGCTGATTGAAGAGGTTTGGGGTATTGATTTTGAAGGAAACGAACGAACCCTTGACGTTCATATAAATCGTCTTAGAGAAAGATTTCCATTTGAGGTTTACAAGTTTAAAATTACTACAATTCGTGGACTTGGCTACAGATTGGAGGAAGTGAAGTGA
- a CDS encoding helix-turn-helix transcriptional regulator, translating to MISKNKELGLFLKKKRSTLRPEQFGLNFDKKRRVKGLKREEVADLAGVSIDWYVRIEQGQNVNPSIDVLLSLSRVLQLNNEEKRYLFNLSDKKLPIEDSATVTISNTLQKFLDNQNPSIAYVTDSKLTMIGWNTAALKVYGNYEEMNEKERNSVWRAFNVDYLKELLDNWEGHSKLRVEQLRANYGYYENDNTINAIINELNEKNPLFNKWWNNRGIMGTPEGQKLLHHPLVGDLYLSYISFRSTEIEGASITIQMPIDDYTKDKLKQLMLT from the coding sequence ATGATATCTAAAAACAAAGAACTTGGATTATTTTTAAAAAAGAAAAGGTCAACATTAAGACCAGAACAATTTGGACTTAATTTCGATAAAAAAAGAAGAGTGAAAGGGCTAAAGAGAGAAGAAGTTGCAGATTTAGCGGGAGTGAGCATTGACTGGTATGTCCGCATTGAACAAGGACAAAATGTTAATCCATCAATAGATGTGTTGCTTTCTTTGAGCAGAGTTTTGCAATTAAATAATGAAGAAAAAAGATATTTATTTAATTTATCAGATAAAAAATTGCCTATAGAAGACAGTGCCACCGTTACTATTTCTAATACATTACAAAAATTCTTGGACAATCAAAATCCTAGCATAGCTTATGTTACAGATAGTAAATTAACAATGATTGGATGGAATACGGCAGCGCTAAAGGTTTATGGCAATTATGAAGAAATGAATGAAAAAGAAAGAAACTCAGTTTGGAGAGCTTTTAATGTTGATTATCTAAAGGAACTATTAGATAATTGGGAAGGTCATTCTAAATTACGTGTTGAACAATTGAGAGCAAATTACGGCTATTATGAGAATGATAACACAATAAATGCAATTATAAATGAATTAAATGAAAAAAATCCTCTATTTAATAAATGGTGGAATAATCGAGGTATCATGGGAACACCAGAGGGTCAAAAACTTTTACATCATCCTTTAGTAGGAGATTTATATCTAAGTTATATTTCATTTAGATCTACAGAAATAGAGGGGGCAAGTATCACCATTCAAATGCCTATAGATGATTATACAAAAGACAAATTAAAGCAGCTTATGTTAACATAA
- a CDS encoding ISL3 family transposase: MDDFAIRKGHSYNTGIHDLRNGTLLEIIPGRKLEELRSHKTVNPELFELRPFAIVMDLAPYYHTFAKEVYPDAIRIADRFHVNSYAMEALRGVRKRISCDLTPAARTVLKRNKSVLEKRNEYLTSKEVEMLQQLLSLSPDLKAVYEWKEELIEWYDCCSSVIQATNVFDKWCKKGHSLNIPEVERALVTFENWRQEIINYHHCRYTNAAVEGRNGKIKAIQRRHYFTRNKDYYKGRILLECNNHFLTA; this comes from the coding sequence ATGGATGATTTTGCTATAAGGAAAGGACATAGTTATAATACTGGAATTCATGACCTTCGTAACGGAACATTACTTGAAATAATTCCAGGAAGAAAACTTGAAGAGCTTAGAAGTCATAAGACTGTAAATCCAGAACTTTTTGAGCTCCGACCTTTTGCTATAGTAATGGATTTGGCTCCATATTATCACACATTTGCAAAAGAAGTATACCCAGATGCTATACGTATTGCGGATAGGTTTCATGTTAATAGCTATGCTATGGAAGCTCTTAGAGGCGTAAGAAAACGCATAAGTTGTGATTTAACTCCTGCGGCACGGACAGTATTGAAAAGAAATAAATCAGTACTTGAAAAACGGAATGAATATCTTACATCAAAAGAGGTTGAGATGCTCCAGCAGTTGTTGTCATTATCACCTGACCTAAAAGCAGTATATGAGTGGAAAGAGGAACTTATTGAGTGGTATGACTGTTGTTCAAGTGTTATACAGGCAACAAATGTATTTGATAAATGGTGTAAAAAAGGACATTCACTAAATATACCTGAGGTAGAACGTGCTTTGGTTACTTTTGAAAACTGGAGACAAGAAATAATTAACTATCATCATTGTAGATATACCAATGCCGCTGTTGAAGGTAGAAACGGTAAAATTAAAGCAATTCAACGCAGACACTATTTTACAAGGAATAAAGACTACTACAAAGGAAGAATTTTATTAGAATGTAATAACCATTTCTTGACAGCTTAA
- a CDS encoding transposase family protein, with translation MQLQDITNILNLQGINVINFIYGFEDRICIEIQPTEYTQPCPCCKSFKIIRRGSSGIRRVRHLPIFQNEVILKVPKIRMSCKDCNASFSWQYSFLTGKSRYTNEFQEFIATKVPGATVIHCARTLKIPYSTVERIYKNYIDYVVPQLQAKVILESSNTNKLITWNG, from the coding sequence ATGCAATTACAGGATATCACTAATATATTAAATTTACAAGGAATAAATGTTATCAATTTTATCTATGGTTTTGAAGATAGAATTTGTATTGAAATCCAACCTACAGAATATACTCAACCTTGTCCGTGCTGTAAGAGTTTTAAAATAATAAGACGAGGCTCATCTGGAATTAGAAGAGTAAGGCATCTTCCTATATTTCAAAACGAGGTAATATTAAAGGTTCCTAAAATAAGAATGTCCTGTAAGGATTGTAATGCCTCTTTTTCATGGCAATATTCATTCCTGACTGGAAAGAGTCGTTATACTAATGAATTTCAAGAGTTTATTGCAACTAAAGTACCAGGAGCAACGGTTATTCACTGTGCTAGAACATTGAAAATACCATATTCTACAGTTGAAAGAATATATAAAAATTATATTGACTATGTTGTTCCACAATTGCAAGCAAAAGTTATATTAGAAAGTTCTAACACTAACAAGCTTATAACTTGGAATGGATGA